The proteins below are encoded in one region of Podarcis raffonei isolate rPodRaf1 chromosome 8, rPodRaf1.pri, whole genome shotgun sequence:
- the LOC128418795 gene encoding interferon-inducible GTPase 5-like: MERSYPNTFNAEEVLEKMRNDFKKQLEKCFRNTIPQVFLISSWDLRKYDFPRLVETLEKALPCPKRLAFLLSLPNFSPCLSQKSLSEGRLKTSLPSLKRTAFLLSLPNFSSEVIEKKKSALKSHLWKTYLASAGINEIPLPGLPLACDVALLLGSLVAFYKRFELDDGSLARRARLARKPVEELKAVMKSPQEEEINGDLVIKKITDYAKELFPPLLVRSLVAAEVSFAIIYWMLLSFLDNLAEDAHRVRKKALGLEECEAEHLRAK; the protein is encoded by the exons ATGGAAAGGTCTTACCCAAATACCTTCAATGCAGAGGAAGTCCTTGAAAAGATGAGGAATGACTTCAAGAAGCAGCTTGAGAAGTGCTTCAGGAACACCATCCCTCAAGTCTTTTTGATCTCCTCCTGGGACCTTCGCAAGTATGATTTTCCCCGACTGGTGGAGACCTTGGAGAAAGCTCTGCCCTGCCCGAAGAGACTTGCTTTCCTGCTCAGCCTTCCCAACTTTTCTCCTTGCCTGAGCCAAAAGAGCCTCTCAGAGGGGAGGTTGAAGACTT CTCTGCCCAGCCTGAAGAGAACTGCATTCCTGCTCAGCCTTCCCAACTTTTCATCTGAGGTCATAGAAAAgaagaaatctgcactgaaaagcCACCTGTGGAAAACATACCTGGCATCTGCTGGCATCAATGAGATTCCCCTTCCAGGCCTTCCTCTGGCTTGTGATGTTGCCCTCTTGCTTGGGTCCCTGGTTGCCTTCTACAAGAGATTTGAGCTGGATGATGGCTCCTTAGCTAGGCGGGCCAGATTGGCCAGGAAGCCTGTTGAAGAACTGAAGGCCGTGATGAAGTCTCCTCAGGAGGAAGAAATTAACGGGGATCTGGTTATAAAGAAAATAACAGATTATGCAAAAGAATTATTCCCGCCTTTGCTAGTTAGAAGCTTGGTAGCAGCAGAGGTGTCTTTTGCCATCATTTATTGGATGCTGTTGAGCTTCCTGGATAATCTAGCTGAGGATGCTCATAGGGTTCGAAAGAAAGCCCTAGGACTGGAAGAGTGTGAGGCAGAGCATCTCAGGGCCAAGTAG